Genomic window (Arachis hypogaea cultivar Tifrunner chromosome 13, arahy.Tifrunner.gnm2.J5K5, whole genome shotgun sequence):
TTTCTAAAGAAGTAGCGGGATGCTTAATCATGATTAATCTATGTGCTTTGCTTTGAGAACAAATTAGATTTGAAACAAAACTTTTCAGCAAAAGATACGAATGAGTGACTCCAAAGCAAGCAAGCAAGCATAGTCTGTTTCAATAATGCCTttgattacaatcatagaaaagaCAGTGCAATAATTCACTAAAACTTCTTACTACTACTACACATGGAAACAAAATTGACGTCTCAACTTCACCTTTCTTTTCAGTTTCACACATCACACCCATGTTTGCATTATTTATTGATTACTATtatgcatgccatgtgtttgtTAATATTTTAATGTGAGTGAATGTTTGTTTCTGTTTCCAGGATGATGAGGTGACCCCTTATTTTTACCCTTCAATAATGGTTTCTTAATTAATTGCTGTTCATTAAATTAAAGTTCAAAGATCATTTCATTCCCCCACCCACCTGGCAGCCGCTTCAATTATTCTTCTTTCACTGTTCTCAACTGACAATTTTGTCCCTCAACTTTTGTCCTAATGGCCAACACTCCCATTCTCTTTCACTTCTTCAAACTGTTGTTGCTCACTTCCTACTTCATTTTCCCGCCATGTGCATCTCAATCCTTGGAAGCCAAAGCTCTCCTTGAGTTCAAGAACCATTTGAATGACCCCTTGAATTGTTTGGGTTCATGGAATGTATCAGTGTCTCCATGTGAGTTTGTTGGAGTGAACTGTGATGCATTCTCAGGGAAGGTGACAGAAATCTCAGTAGAGAATAAGTCCCTCTCTGGTGTCCTTTTCCCATCAATCTCAGTTCTTCAGAGCCTGCAAGTGTTGTCACTGCCATCGAACATGATCTCTGGAAAGCTTCCAATAGAAATAAATAGATGCACCAACCTAAGAGTGCTGAATTTGACAGGAAATCATATGGTTGGAACCATCCCAGACTTGTCTATGCTGAGGAATCTTCAGGTTCTTGATCTTTCAGCAAATTACTTCACTGGGAGAATCCCAAGCTGGGTTGGGAACCTAACTGCCCTTGTGTCACTGGGCCTTGGGGTGAATGAGTTCACTGAGGGTGAGATTCCAGACACACTTGGAAATCTCAAGAACTTGACTTGGTTCTATCTTGGTGGTTCACATTTGATAGGAGAGATTCCTGAATCATTGTATGAAATGAGGGCATTGCAGACACTTGACATTTCAAGGAACAGGATCTCTGGTAAAATTTCCAGATCAATTTCCAAGTTAGAGAATCTGTACAAGCTTGAGCTTTTCTCGAATAACTTGACAGGAACAATCCCAGCTGAGCTTGCAAACCTGACCAATCTGCATGAGGTTGACATGTCTTCAAACCACTTGTTTGGTAAGTTACCAGAGGAAATTGGTAGTATGAAAAACTTGACTGTCTTTCAAGTGTATGGTAACAACTTGTCTGGAGAGCTTCCTGCTGGATTTGGGGAGATGCAGAGTCTTGTTGGGTTCTCAGTTTATAAAAACAGCTTCACCGGGACAATTCCGGAGAATTTTGGCCGTTTTTCACAGCTTGAGAGCATTGACATCTCTGAGAATCAATTCTCAGGTGATTTCCCAAAGTTCTTGTGTGAAGGAAGGAAGTTGGTATTTTTGCTTGCATTGGAAAACAATTTCTCTGGGAATTTTCCCGAGTCTTACGCCTCGTGCAAGTCTCTGTTGAGATTAAGGGTTAGTGGTAACCAATTATCTGGGAAAATTCCAGATGGTGTTTGGGCACTTCCAGATGTAAAAATAATTGATTTGGCTTACAATGATTTCAGTGGTGAGATATCTTCAGAGATTGGGTTTTCTACCAACTTGAGTGAGTTAGATTTGACACAGAACAAGTTTTCTGGTAAGCTGCCATCAGAACTTGGCAATCTGGTGAACCTTGAGAAGCTTTACTTGATCAATAATACTTTCTCTGGTGAAATACCACCTGAAATGGGATCACTGAAGCAACTCTCTACTTTGCATCTGGAACAGAATTCCTTAACTGGACCAATACCTGCAGAATTGGGTGATTGTGCAAGGCTAGTAGACTTGAATCTTGCATGGAATTCTCTCTCCGGAAACATACCCCAGTCAATTTCACTTATGAGCTCATTGAACTCTCTTAATCTATCTGGAAACAGACTTTCCGGTTCTATTCCGGATAATTTAGAGACATTGAAACTGAGCTCTGTGGATTTTTCTCAAAACCTGTTTTCTGGGAGGATCCCATCTGGTCTTCTGATTATTGGAGGAGAGCAAGCTTTTCTTGGGAACAAGGGACTTTGTGTTGAGGAAAATTTTAGACCTCCCATGAATCCTGATTTGAGAATCTGTGCTGAAAGTCATGGTCAGAAAAGGCTTTTTGCTGATAAATTTGTCTTGTTCTTTCTCATTGCTTCTATTTTTGTCATTGCTTTAGCTGTGTTGCTGCTTTTGAATCGTGGAAACCTCAAGCATATTATTGCGGATAAGAACTTGAATGGTCAAGATGAATCAAGTCAAAAATGGAAACTTGCATCTTTCCACCAAGTAGATATCGATGCAGATGAAATATGCAAATTGAACGATGATAATTTAATTGGAAGTGGCAGTACAGGGAGGGTTTATCGAGTGGAGTTGCGAAAGAGTCATGCCACAGTTGCTGTAAAGAAACTAG
Coding sequences:
- the LOC112737415 gene encoding uncharacterized protein, which encodes MANTPILFHFFKLLLLTSYFIFPPCASQSLEAKALLEFKNHLNDPLNCLGSWNVSVSPCEFVGVNCDAFSGKVTEISVENKSLSGVLFPSISVLQSLQVLSLPSNMISGKLPIEINRCTNLRVLNLTGNHMVGTIPDLSMLRNLQVLDLSANYFTGRIPSWVGNLTALVSLGLGVNEFTEGEIPDTLGNLKNLTWFYLGGSHLIGEIPESLYEMRALQTLDISRNRISGKISRSISKLENLYKLELFSNNLTGTIPAELANLTNLHEVDMSSNHLFGKLPEEIGSMKNLTVFQVYGNNLSGELPAGFGEMQSLVGFSVYKNSFTGTIPENFGRFSQLESIDISENQFSGDFPKFLCEGRKLVFLLALENNFSGNFPESYASCKSLLRLRVSGNQLSGKIPDGVWALPDVKIIDLAYNDFSGEISSEIGFSTNLSELDLTQNKFSGKLPSELGNLVNLEKLYLINNTFSGEIPPEMGSLKQLSTLHLEQNSLTGPIPAELGDCARLVDLNLAWNSLSGNIPQSISLMSSLNSLNLSGNRLSGSIPDNLETLKLSSVDFSQNLFSGRIPSGLLIIGGEQAFLGNKGLCVEENFRPPMNPDLRICAESHGQKRLFADKFVLFFLIASIFVIALAVLLLLNRGNLKHIIADKNLNGQDESSQKWKLASFHQVDIDADEICKLNDDNLIGSGSTGRVYRVELRKSHATVAVKKLGKGDNVKILAAEMEILGKIRHRNILKLYACLVKGGSNFLVFEYMPNGNLFRALHRDIKDGKRELDWNQRYKIALGAAKGISYLHHDCSPPIIHRDIKSSNILLDQDYEPKIADFGFARLAEKSGDQLGYSCVAGTHGYIAPELAYTLDIDEKSDVYSFGVVLLELVSGREPIEEDYGEAKDIVYWVLTHLNDRESVVNILDNKLVSKSENNMIKVLKIAIKCTTKLPSLRPTMREVVNMLTDAEPCTLKSPLKDEQEAPLTSDFL